In Mytilus edulis chromosome 4, xbMytEdul2.2, whole genome shotgun sequence, the following proteins share a genomic window:
- the LOC139521012 gene encoding uncharacterized protein produces the protein MAATDMINLRLNEEIESKQSELNSIQTKDCSKLSQMRRSDVECKVDMLQEIIKNKTNLYLHEDKYNSQRFNQAVGRLAKKLIRDNRVKLRRLGAGPKPLLDYNDERFIANAIESKSSAHGRRHDSVLYLNHRVKSRDLLSIANYNLHKRGKRLIKSARTVWLRARPKKVNTIEGRKHKGDWLFCAKKPPKTEDHETELTHHQRAHIKLNRTDMFGSRSIFFPAGIEISFEDKAYVRPGTDVGLRDTKCGKILQVSDESKQRKLPQHDFGTSEVYQTPSSFRVMTWKTENIEGNDKLVKNTDHSHVIIRPKFYVGSSGCVWASDLIRLRYEDPDIFELKSDILYTKQDRTKYAIVRDIIFNVKDSYNEEDLTSLKSGGNEFKSYEEKRMTHLKQRITSTLAEWNKPAEVDNIIQIVLQSINSVTECLKTDDVDHFNEIENHIKTLTSNCDTLLDKIDSLNLPSVNTVIAEYTDAGPGVGVNNLAVRFRFAELCRIQNMVRRVRIDRASGDSAQNEAERTNSAIGDALVDGASLRWDYFEPFEKMSREEVQELSAKEVEHKKSETMQKNAWAVSNEIRLRIDDARDPAGGYLHAYVTEHLDNHFFWNGKYLKRFCESSKSGKNNVPGHGYFNKIFNFIASHIEQGDLYLQYRKYQCRLLGQECDFCKNSQNSNLFGNELMPPVPRPYPDYEQLPQFHYLQHKDTPTSIDGVQRRHDDFQPRSNLKKMFSEGEISSVDDNEIEVFSKKFIVPKQIVKNYILHMETLKSDREKRTSEHQQKRQDEGAKGFEDYDWVDMFENNNIDKQTVSILDKYIIHKQLGYFKYKHEKVQAVKRAIASNLVVEEEELVDDENDDLVMEQYESESEIDTDAGSVSEAESDSEQDAINHSACSDSDIERGITPVITTRSNRQIRVPSRFHDFF, from the exons ATGGCTGCAACTGATATGATAAACCTTCGATTAAATGAAGAAATAGAATCAAAACAGTCTGAATTAAATTCTATTCAAACTAAAGACTGCAGTAAACTCAGTCAAATGAGAAGATCAGATGTAGAGTGTAAGGTCGACATGCTACAagaaataataaagaataaaacaaatctataCCTCCATGAAGACAAGTACAACTCTCAAAGATTCAATCAAGCTGTTGGAAGGCTTGCTAAAAAGTTGATCAGAGACAATAGAGTAAAGTTACGAAGATTAGGAGCAGGACCAAAACCTCTTCTAGATTATAATGATGAAAGATTTATAGCAAATGCAATAGAATCGAAGAGTTCAGCTCATGGTAGACGTCATGATAGTGTATTGTACTTGAATCATAGAGTAAAATCCAGAGATTTGTTATCAATTGCAAACTACAATCTTCACAAGCGAGGAAAACGTCTTATCAAATCTGCTAGAACTGTGTGGCTAAGAGCACGACCAAAAAAAGTAAACACAATTGAAGGACGAAAGCATAaag gagaTTGGTTATTTTGTGCAAAGAAGCCACCCAAGACAGAAGATCATGAAACAGAACTGACACACCACCAAAGGGCTCATATCAAGTTAAACAGAACAGACATGTTTGGAAGCAGGAGTATATTTTTTCCAGCTGGGATAGAAATATCATTTGAAGATAAAGCTTATGTTAGACCAGGAACTGATg TTGGATTACGAGATACAAAATGTGGAAAAATTTTGCAAGTATCTGATGAAAGTAAACAAAGAAAACTTCCACAACACGACTTTGGGACCTCTGAGGTTTACCAAACACCAAGCTCATTTCGAGTAATGACATGGAAAACAGAAAATATTGAGG GGAATGATAAGCTAGTGAAGAATACAGACCACAGCCATGTCATTATTCGTCCAAAATTTTATGTTGGAAGCTCTGGTTGTGTCTGGGCAAGTGATCTAATCAGATTAAGGTATGAAGATCCAGACATCTTTGAGTTAAAATCTGACATACTTTATACGAAACAAGACAGAACAAAGTATGCTATTGTCAGAGACATCATCTTTAATGTCAAAGACAGTTATAATGAAGAAGATCTGACCTCACTAAAGAGTGGTGGCAATGAATTTAAGTCTTATGAGGAGAAGAGGATGACACATTTAAAACAGAGAATAACATCAACACTAGCTGAATGGAATAAACCAGCTGAGGTAGACAACATTATTCAAATTGTTCTTCAGTCTATTAATTCAGTGACAGAATGTTTGAAAACAGATGATGTTGACCATTTTAATGAGATAGAAAATCATATAAAGACTCTAACCAGTAATTGTGACACTCTCTTAGACAAAATAGACAGTCTTAATCTTCCCTCTGTAAATACTGTGATCGCAGAATACACAGATGCAGGACCAGGCGTTGGTGTAAATAATTTAGCTGTAAGGTTTAGATTTGCAGAGTTGTGTCGCATCCAAAATATGGTCAGAAGAGTAAGAATTGATAGGGCATCTGGAGATTCTGCACAGAATGAAGCAGAGCGGACCAATAGTGCTATAG GAGATGCATTAGTAGATGGGGCTTCACTCAGATGGGATTATTTTGAACCCTTTGAGAAAATGTCCAGAGAAGAGGTTCAAGAATTGTCCGCAAAAGAAGTAGAGCACAAAAAATCAGAAACCATGCAAAAAAATGCTTGGGCAGTTTCAAATGAAATAAGACTACGAATAGATGATGCCAGAGATCCAGCAGGAGGATACTTACATGCATATGTAACTGAACATCTAG ataaccATTTCTTCTGGAACGGAAAGTACTTGAAAAGATTTTGTGAGTCATCGAAATCGGGAAAAAATAATGTTCCTGGACatggatattttaacaaaattttcaaCTTTATTGCCAGTCACATTGAACAAGGTGACCTTTATCTACAGTACCGCAAGTATCAGTGTAGATTACTTGGACAGGAATGTGATTTCTGCAAGAACTCTCAAAATTCTAATCTATTTGGCAATGAATTGATGCCACCTGTGCCAAGACCATACCCAGATTATGAACAGCTACCTCAATTTCATTATCTTCAGCACAAAGACACACCAACTTCTATCGATGGAGTCCAGAGAAGACATGACGATTTCCAACCTAgatcaaacttaaaaaaaatgtttagcgAAGGAGAGATTTCAAGTGTTGATGATAATGAAATTGAGGTGTTCAGTAAGAAGTTTATAGTTCCCAAACAAATTGTTAAGAACTATATACTGCATATGGAAACACTCAAATCAGACAGAGAGAAAAGAACAAGTGAACATCAACAAAAGAGACAAGATGAAGGGGCTAAAGGATTTGAAGATTATGACTGGGTAgacatgtttgaaaataataatattgataaaCAAACAGTGTCTATTCTTGACAAATACATAATTCATAAACAGCTGGGCTATTTTAAATATAAGCATGAGAAGGTTCAGGCAGTTAAGAGAGCAATTGCATCAAATCTGGTAGTTGAGGAGGAGGAATTAGTTGATGATGAAAATGACGATCTTGTTATGGAACAGTATGAATCTGAATCTGAAATAGACACTGACGCTGGATCTGTCTCTG
- the LOC139521601 gene encoding uncharacterized protein: MHEDVTQDVFISMITSKLPKEVLIQLEIQKGNNERWTVGKLRQFFNNYITAREAAESQSKETHTSPSSEEKQQSKIQSNNKALMTIKPFGKNSGSGNSMVCRYCDGHHWSDECRKFSTIEDRKQKIKGSCYTCLKPGHVSRDCKFEKACYHCKQKKGHHRSLCPKKIPSQQKEVSHLADEMCEIASSEENVPDNSLLSSGDIVLMQTAQTTVSNTEVNETEVVRLLMDSGSQRTYITENLANRLNLKKKATEEITLVTFGADKPKTLRTQKVSLKIRLKDGVCMLIDANVVPKITGSILRRPLKMDVCENVKYLCNNLQLADTLPSCLESSTIEILIGNDYYLDIILPQKIEIQQGLYLLGSKLGWILTGRSQ; encoded by the exons ATGCATGAAGATGTAACCCAAGATGTATTCATCTCAATGATAACATCTAAGCTACCAAAGGAAGTCCTTATTCAACTTGAAATACAGAAAGGTAACAATGAAAGATGGACAGTAGGGAAGTTAAGACAGTTTTTCAATAATTACATAACTGCTAGGGAAGCTGCAGAAAGTCAGTCTAAGGAAACACATACTAGTCCCAGTTCTGAAGAAAAGCAGCAGTCTAAAATCCAGTCGAACAACA AAGCTCTGATGACAATAAAGCCATTTGGAAAAAACTCAGGCAGTGGAAATTCAATGGTTTGCCGATATTGTGATGGACACCATTGGAGTGATGAGTGCAGAAAGTTCAGTACAATTGAAGACAGGAAGCAGAAAATCAAGGGTAGTTGTTATACATGCTTGAAACCAGGACATGTTAGTAGagactgtaaatttgaaaaagcATGCTATCATTGCAAACAGAAAAAGGGTCACCATAGAAGTCTATGCCCAAAGAAAATTCCCTCTCAACAGAAAGAAGTTTCACATCTAGCTGATGAAATGTGTGAAATAGCTTCAAGTGAAGAGAACGTACCAGATAACAGCTTGTTGTCCTCCGGAGATATAGTTTTGATGCAGACAGCTCAAACAACTGTGTCAAATACAGAAGTTAATGAAACAGAAGTAGTAAGACTATTAATGGACTCCGGATCTCAGCGAACATATATAACAGAAAATTTGGCCAATAGATTAAACTTGAAGAAGAAAGCTACAGAGGAGATAACTCTTGTAACATTTGGTGCAGATAAGCCAAAAACATTAAGAACACAAAAGGTGTCATTAAAGATCAGACTAAAAGATGGAGTTTGTATGCTCATTGATGCTAATGTTGTTCCTAAGATAACAGGATCAATACTAAGAAGACCTTTAAAAATGGATGTATGTGAAAATGTGAAATACTTATGTAACAATCTGCAACTTGCTGACACACTGCCCAGTTGCTTAGAAAGTTCAACAATAGAGATTCTTATCGGAAATGATTATTATTTGGATATCATATTGCCACAGAAAATAGAAATTCAACAAGGGCTTTATCTACTTGGCTCTAAGCTAGGATGGATCCTTACAGGAAGGTCACAATAA
- the LOC139521600 gene encoding spindle assembly abnormal protein 6-like, whose translation MAVSYLKGLCTRYNNLLAKELDKSGDIIAQGIQDESVTTQLRQVLSAERRLKDFAAKLEDSMKEISLILEEKEDKEGEIVKFTKASEIYFKLLDGVTQRLDELKIFEEEIQDKITDTKKTESATDHKVEHLLQLQTQMQEQILQFQQLQLQELQRKSQPSTVSAVKLPKLNLVSYNGDKLKWTEFWDSFEAAVHTNQSLTKIEKLNYLKSKLFGTANSAISGLTLSHENYDVAISILKERFGKCSICCQQALFRSNKPSVSFKSNYTFT comes from the coding sequence ATGGCAGTCTCATATTTGAAAGGACTCTGTACAAGGTACAATAATTTGTTAGCTAAAGAATTAGATAAAAGTGGAGATATAATAGCACAAGGGATTCAAGATGAAAGTGTGACAACACAATTAAGGCAAGTTTTATCAGCAGAGAGACGATTAAAGGATTTTGCAGCAAAACTTGAAGATAGTATGAAAGAAATTTCACTTATATTAGAGGAAAAAGAAGATAAAGAAGGtgaaattgtaaaatttacaaaggcaagtgaaatatattttaaattgcttgACGGTGTAACACAGCGCTTAGACGAATTAAAAATATTCGAGGAAGAAATTCAGGATAAAATTACAGATACTAAGAAAACAGAATCGGCCACGGACCACAAGGTGGAGCATTTATTACAATTACAGACACAAATGCAAGAACAGATATTACAGTTTCAACAGTTACAACTCCAAGAATTACAGAGGAAAAGTCAACCTTCAACAGTAAGTGCAGTTAAACTTCCTAAATTAAACCTAGTTTCGTACAATGGAGATAAGTTAAAATGGACAGAATTTTGGGATTCATTTGAAGCAGCAGTGCACACAAATCAAAGCTTGACAAAAATAGAGAAATTAAATTACTTGAAAAGCAAACTTTTTGGAACAGCTAATTCTGCTATATCTGGCTTAACGCTCTCCCATGAAAATTACGATGTAGCAATTTCAATACTAAAGGAAAGATTTGGGAAATGTTCAATCTGTTGTCAACAAGCACTATTCAGATCTAATAAACCTTCAGTCAGCTTCAAATCAAACTACACATTTACGTAG